In the Ilumatobacteraceae bacterium genome, one interval contains:
- a CDS encoding MoxR family ATPase — protein sequence MQQLELTDVSRLASEVLDEVEVAVVGKRDALTIVLAAILAGGHVLLEDFPGLGKTLAARSFAQTLGLQFARAQFTPDLLPADLTGSFVYDQRVGEFAFRKGPLFTGLLLADEINRTPPRTQAALLEAMQEHQITVEGETFVLDQPFHVLATANPVEYEGTYPLPEAQLDRFMLRTSFGYPTADEEWDVLQRRMDRRQEDQTLRQVTDPETLLAMQAAVERVTVDESVGRYCVALTTATRTHPHTLMGASPRGALGLLLVARSVAVIAGRDYVTPEDVKSVAVPVLAHRITVKPEMWMSSVTGTTVVDDVLGSVPTPSAREASAQR from the coding sequence ATGCAACAACTCGAACTGACCGACGTCTCGCGGCTCGCATCCGAGGTCCTCGACGAGGTCGAGGTGGCCGTGGTCGGCAAGCGCGACGCGCTGACGATCGTGCTCGCCGCGATCCTGGCCGGCGGCCACGTTCTGCTCGAGGACTTCCCGGGGCTCGGCAAGACGCTCGCCGCACGGTCGTTCGCCCAGACCCTCGGCCTGCAGTTCGCCCGCGCCCAGTTCACGCCCGACCTGCTGCCGGCCGACCTGACCGGGTCGTTCGTGTACGACCAGCGTGTCGGTGAGTTCGCATTTCGCAAGGGTCCGCTGTTCACCGGCCTGCTGCTCGCCGACGAGATCAACCGCACCCCGCCGCGAACCCAGGCCGCGTTGCTCGAGGCGATGCAAGAGCACCAAATCACCGTCGAGGGTGAGACGTTCGTGCTCGACCAGCCGTTCCACGTGCTCGCCACGGCGAACCCGGTCGAGTACGAGGGCACCTATCCCCTGCCCGAGGCCCAGCTCGACCGCTTCATGCTCCGCACCAGCTTCGGGTACCCGACCGCCGACGAGGAATGGGACGTGCTGCAACGGCGCATGGATCGCCGGCAGGAAGATCAGACGCTGCGGCAGGTCACCGACCCGGAGACGCTGCTCGCGATGCAGGCGGCGGTCGAGCGCGTGACCGTCGACGAGAGCGTCGGCCGGTACTGCGTCGCGCTCACCACCGCCACCAGAACCCACCCGCACACGCTGATGGGTGCCTCGCCGCGCGGCGCCCTCGGTCTCCTGCTCGTCGCCCGTTCGGTCGCCGTGATCGCCGGCCGCGACTACGTGACGCCCGAGGACGTGAAGTCGGTCGCGGTCCCGGTGCTGGCGCACCGGATCACCGTGAAACCCGAGATGTGGATGAGTTCGGTCACCGGCACCACCGTGGTCGACGACGTCCTCGGCAGCGTCCCGACGCCCTCGGCCCGTGAAGCGAGCGCCCAGCGGTGA
- a CDS encoding OsmC family protein: MTTTATPVDNGVNIEALRGARQHLTDAPELAQFAWRATCEWVSGTHSRSTVTGFSGLGQDHAHRQPYTLDADHPEVFASEDNGVTPPEMVLAALASCLTAGVATVASHRGVQLRSVTATIEGNMDLQGILGIDSDVRNGYDGIKVTYAIDADASNADIEAIVAQSQKRSAVFDIVANPTTIDVTVI, encoded by the coding sequence ATGACAACCACCGCAACCCCCGTCGACAACGGCGTCAACATCGAAGCGTTGCGAGGCGCACGTCAGCACCTCACCGACGCTCCGGAGCTGGCCCAGTTCGCCTGGCGAGCCACCTGTGAATGGGTGAGCGGCACGCACAGCCGCTCGACCGTGACCGGGTTCTCCGGGCTCGGCCAGGACCACGCCCATCGTCAGCCGTACACCCTCGACGCCGACCACCCCGAGGTCTTCGCGTCGGAGGACAACGGCGTCACCCCGCCTGAGATGGTGCTCGCGGCGCTGGCCTCGTGCCTGACCGCCGGCGTCGCCACCGTGGCGTCGCACCGGGGTGTGCAGCTCCGCTCGGTCACGGCGACCATCGAGGGCAACATGGACCTCCAGGGCATCCTGGGGATCGACAGCGACGTCCGCAACGGCTACGACGGCATCAAGGTCACCTATGCGATCGACGCCGACGCCTCGAACGCCGACATCGAGGCCATCGTGGCGCAGTCGCAGAAGCGCTCGGCCGTCTTCGACATCGTCGCCAACCCGACGACCATCGACGTCACCGTCATCTGA
- a CDS encoding ABC transporter ATP-binding protein: MSTKSIVATGLVKTFGHTRALDELDLTVTTGEVHGFLGPNGSGKSTTIRVLLGLIRPDGGTATLLGGDPWADAVELHRRLAYVPGDVTLWPKLSGGEIIDLFARLRGTTNERKRDDLIDRFELDPTKKARTYSKGNRQKVGLIAALASDAELLILDEPTSGLDPLMEEVFEDCIREVKREGRTVLLSSHILAEVEALCDRITIIRSGRTVESGTLTELRHVTRTAVTAHTRRPVDLTDVDGVTDLVHDGDHVTFEVDNAHLDQAIGALGAGTIVSLTCSPPTLEALFLRHYETSGDAAAGIAT; encoded by the coding sequence ATGAGCACGAAATCGATCGTCGCAACGGGGCTGGTCAAGACGTTCGGTCACACGCGGGCGCTCGACGAACTCGACCTGACGGTCACGACGGGCGAGGTGCACGGGTTCCTCGGACCGAACGGGTCCGGCAAGTCGACCACGATCCGTGTGCTGCTCGGCCTCATCCGTCCGGACGGTGGCACCGCCACGCTGCTGGGCGGTGACCCGTGGGCCGATGCGGTCGAGCTCCACCGGCGGCTCGCCTACGTGCCGGGCGACGTCACCCTCTGGCCCAAGCTCTCCGGTGGCGAGATCATCGACCTGTTCGCCCGCCTGCGCGGCACCACGAACGAACGCAAGCGCGACGACCTGATCGACCGGTTCGAACTCGACCCCACCAAGAAGGCCCGCACCTACTCGAAGGGCAACCGCCAGAAGGTCGGCTTGATCGCAGCACTCGCGTCCGACGCCGAGCTCCTGATCCTCGACGAGCCGACGTCGGGTCTCGACCCGCTGATGGAGGAGGTGTTCGAGGACTGCATCCGCGAGGTCAAGCGCGAGGGCCGCACCGTCCTCCTGTCGAGCCACATCCTCGCCGAGGTCGAGGCGCTGTGCGACCGCATCACGATCATCCGGTCGGGCCGCACCGTCGAGAGCGGCACGCTGACCGAACTGCGGCACGTCACGAGAACCGCCGTGACCGCCCACACTCGGCGGCCCGTGGATCTCACCGACGTCGACGGCGTCACCGACCTCGTCCACGACGGCGATCACGTGACGTTCGAAGTCGACAACGCCCACCTCGACCAAGCCATCGGCGCCCTCGGCGCCGGCACCATCGTGAGCCTCACGTGCTCGCCACCCACCCTCGAAGCACTGTTCCTCCGGCACTACGAGACGAGCGGCGACGCGGCAGCCGGCATCGCCACGTGA
- a CDS encoding GNAT family N-acetyltransferase, with amino-acid sequence MAEIALFDSRWADTVAGWAGDTEATMLWCSLPSVTSETVEAWADSPSAEAFVLREAEQVVAYGEVWVDTDKQEVELAHLIVDPSQRGSGLGTQLVVCLVEQARRHYPLVALRVHSLNDIAIRCYRAAGFERVSAAEEAEWNRGQPVDYVWMTHRRA; translated from the coding sequence ATGGCCGAGATCGCACTGTTCGACAGTCGCTGGGCAGACACGGTCGCCGGGTGGGCGGGCGACACCGAAGCCACGATGCTGTGGTGCTCGTTGCCGTCGGTGACGAGCGAGACCGTGGAGGCGTGGGCCGACTCACCATCGGCGGAGGCGTTCGTGCTCCGGGAGGCCGAACAGGTCGTCGCCTACGGCGAGGTCTGGGTCGACACCGACAAGCAAGAGGTCGAACTCGCGCATCTGATCGTCGACCCGTCACAGCGCGGATCGGGTCTCGGTACGCAGCTGGTCGTCTGCCTCGTCGAGCAGGCACGGCGCCACTATCCACTGGTCGCTCTGCGCGTCCACTCCCTCAACGACATCGCGATTCGGTGCTATCGCGCCGCCGGTTTCGAGCGGGTCAGCGCTGCGGAGGAGGCCGAGTGGAACAGAGGCCAACCGGTCGACTACGTGTGGATGACCCACCGCCGAGCTTGA
- a CDS encoding class I SAM-dependent methyltransferase, with protein MSIETPTETAGDAPDAANRVHDWQEAGEAWGHSAVDWAYLYEHYALDAMFAIFQRIGVAEGVRVLDLACGSGRAIRHARAMGASVAGIDAAATLVEIARDRNPDSDVRLGSMFELPWDDGSFDAVMSINGVWGGCEPALVEANRVLRPGGMIGISFWGTGAPNDLRGCFKAFARHAPQEHFGSMKKLNNIAAPGVAEQMLADAGFEVVERGARVSVVEWPDAELAWRALSSVGPAVPALRHSDPEVVKVAVLEAIDHCRDAHGAYRFENDHHFVIARTVEPAG; from the coding sequence ATGAGTATCGAGACGCCCACCGAGACCGCCGGCGACGCACCGGACGCGGCGAACCGGGTGCACGACTGGCAGGAGGCGGGGGAGGCGTGGGGCCACTCGGCCGTCGACTGGGCGTACCTGTACGAGCACTACGCGCTCGACGCCATGTTTGCCATTTTCCAGCGGATCGGGGTCGCCGAGGGCGTCCGGGTGCTCGATCTGGCGTGCGGTTCGGGGCGAGCGATCCGCCATGCACGGGCGATGGGTGCCTCGGTGGCCGGTATCGACGCGGCGGCGACGCTCGTGGAGATCGCCCGTGACCGCAACCCCGACTCGGACGTCCGGCTCGGTTCGATGTTCGAGCTGCCGTGGGACGACGGGAGCTTCGATGCCGTCATGTCGATCAACGGCGTGTGGGGTGGCTGTGAGCCGGCGCTGGTCGAGGCGAACCGAGTGCTGCGCCCCGGCGGGATGATCGGCATCAGTTTCTGGGGGACGGGGGCGCCCAACGACCTGCGTGGTTGCTTCAAGGCGTTCGCCCGTCACGCACCGCAGGAGCACTTCGGGAGCATGAAGAAGCTGAACAACATCGCCGCCCCCGGGGTCGCCGAGCAGATGCTGGCCGACGCAGGCTTCGAGGTGGTCGAGCGCGGTGCCCGGGTCTCGGTCGTCGAATGGCCGGACGCCGAGCTCGCCTGGCGGGCCCTGTCGTCGGTCGGTCCGGCGGTTCCGGCCCTGCGACACAGCGACCCCGAGGTCGTGAAGGTCGCGGTGCTGGAGGCGATCGACCACTGTCGGGACGCCCACGGCGCCTACCGCTTCGAGAACGACCACCACTTCGTGATCGCCCGCACGGTCGAACCAGCGGGCTGA
- a CDS encoding MDR family oxidoreductase has translation MSTFNALVVREAEEGNPKSAAASIEQLTDADLPTYEGDDAVVVDVDYSSLNYKDGMALTGKGRIIRSFPMVPGVDLAGTVVSSESPRFAPGDGVILTGWAVGERYWGGYTQRQRVKADWLVARPEGLTSKQAMGIGTAGLTSMLCVLGLEAGGVRPESGPVVVTGAAGGVGSVAIALLANLGFEVTAVTGRPEEHDYLRSLGASAFLTRAEMSEAPKPLESETWAGAVDAVGSTMLAKILAQTKYQGTVTACGLAGGVDLPTSVMPFILRGVRLQGIDSVMAPIETREAAWARLATDLPAGVLETVTEVVPMSSLPEQGRSIMAGTTRGRLVVDPAQ, from the coding sequence ATGAGCACCTTCAACGCACTCGTCGTCCGTGAAGCCGAGGAGGGCAACCCGAAGTCGGCGGCGGCGTCGATCGAACAGCTGACCGACGCGGACCTGCCCACCTACGAAGGGGATGACGCGGTTGTCGTCGACGTCGACTACTCGTCGCTGAACTACAAGGACGGCATGGCGCTGACCGGCAAGGGCCGGATCATCCGCTCGTTCCCGATGGTCCCCGGCGTCGACCTGGCCGGCACCGTCGTGTCGTCGGAGTCGCCGAGGTTCGCGCCGGGCGACGGCGTGATCCTCACCGGTTGGGCGGTGGGCGAGCGGTACTGGGGTGGCTACACGCAACGCCAACGGGTCAAGGCCGACTGGCTGGTCGCCCGGCCCGAGGGGCTGACCAGCAAGCAGGCGATGGGGATCGGGACCGCGGGCCTGACGTCGATGCTGTGCGTGCTCGGCCTGGAGGCCGGCGGGGTTCGCCCCGAGAGCGGCCCGGTCGTGGTGACGGGAGCCGCGGGCGGGGTCGGGAGCGTTGCGATCGCCCTGCTCGCCAACCTCGGGTTCGAGGTGACCGCCGTGACGGGGCGCCCGGAGGAGCACGACTATCTCCGGTCGCTGGGAGCGTCCGCGTTCCTGACCCGCGCCGAGATGTCCGAGGCGCCCAAGCCGCTCGAGAGCGAGACGTGGGCCGGTGCGGTCGACGCCGTCGGCTCGACGATGCTCGCCAAGATCCTCGCCCAGACCAAGTACCAGGGCACCGTCACCGCGTGCGGTCTCGCCGGCGGTGTCGACCTGCCGACGTCGGTGATGCCGTTCATCCTGCGTGGCGTGCGCCTGCAGGGCATCGACTCGGTGATGGCCCCGATCGAGACGCGCGAGGCAGCATGGGCCCGCCTGGCCACGGATCTCCCCGCCGGCGTGCTGGAGACCGTGACCGAGGTCGTTCCGATGAGTTCGCTGCCCGAGCAGGGCCGGTCGATCATGGCCGGCACCACACGCGGCCGGCTCGTCGTCGACCCGGCGCAGTAG
- a CDS encoding mechanosensitive ion channel, translating to MIETLLSWLIGPALTGPFVLVVIAVAAVTATRVSRVVVRRIIRHVAKRSLRFAKLPGQPVGLWRTRAARVGDVPGEAVEQRRRQRIDAAARMVNHLVGVLIWIVASIVAFHLLDVDPAFFLSSAGFMGAALAIGGQHKVNDYLTGLSVHFEDRYGVGDEVVVESTGLHDPVRGVVDHIGLFSTRIRDTTSTLHFPNSALATVRNLSQEAAASTLRLNVPRQSDAAVASDLLRGLAGTDGLTDLVFVGDLAAREVATGEIEVDVQTSRALDGQLRERLVHRAERAFDDRHP from the coding sequence GTGATCGAAACCCTCCTCTCCTGGCTCATCGGGCCGGCGCTGACCGGCCCCTTCGTCCTGGTCGTGATCGCCGTCGCCGCGGTGACCGCCACCCGCGTCTCGCGGGTCGTCGTGCGCCGGATCATCCGGCACGTGGCGAAGCGCAGCCTGCGTTTCGCGAAGCTGCCCGGTCAGCCGGTCGGCCTCTGGCGCACCCGTGCCGCTCGTGTCGGCGACGTGCCCGGCGAAGCGGTCGAGCAGCGCCGTCGGCAGCGGATCGACGCCGCCGCTCGGATGGTCAACCACCTGGTCGGCGTGCTCATCTGGATCGTCGCGTCGATCGTGGCGTTCCACCTGCTCGACGTCGATCCGGCCTTCTTCCTGTCGAGCGCCGGGTTCATGGGGGCCGCGCTCGCGATCGGGGGCCAGCACAAGGTCAACGACTACCTGACCGGTCTCAGCGTGCACTTCGAGGATCGCTACGGCGTCGGCGACGAGGTCGTCGTCGAGTCGACCGGTCTGCACGATCCGGTTCGTGGCGTCGTCGACCACATCGGGCTGTTCAGCACTCGCATCCGCGACACGACGAGCACGCTCCACTTCCCCAACAGCGCGCTGGCCACGGTCCGCAACCTGTCACAGGAGGCCGCGGCCTCCACGCTGCGCCTCAACGTGCCACGACAGAGCGACGCCGCCGTGGCGTCCGATCTGTTGCGTGGCCTCGCCGGGACCGACGGTCTCACCGATCTGGTCTTCGTCGGCGACCTGGCGGCCCGCGAGGTGGCGACCGGCGAGATCGAGGTCGACGTGCAGACCAGTCGCGCCCTCGACGGTCAGCTGCGTGAGCGACTGGTCCATCGGGCCGAGCGCGCGTTCGACGACCGCCACCCCTGA
- a CDS encoding NAD(P)-binding domain-containing protein, whose amino-acid sequence MRTPVVVIGAGQAGLAMSHHLTGRGIDHVVLDRGEVAQSWRTERWDSLRLLTPNWMTRLPGYRYQGGDPDGFMTKDETVAFLGTYRAHIGAPVHTHVTVERVRVGNPGFEVVTDQGIWTCDAVVAATGASSEPRIPAVAADLPNRIEQLTALQYRNPTQIGNGEVLVVGASASGAQIADELQRAGRQVTVAVGEHVRLPRLHRGRDIHWWMDVIGQLDERYDEVDDITRARRLPSLQLVGSPERRTLDLNSLRDAGVGVVGKLMAVTGRKAQFSGALRSLAANADLKQNRLLARIDEFATEHCLDAELDDSTLPPPTQFDPPPTELELGRFGTVVWATGYRPSYTWLDRVAFDRRDRLVHDGGVCAVPGLYLLGLPFLRRRKSSFIDGVGPDAAELASHLHAHLDHRIAS is encoded by the coding sequence ATGCGAACGCCAGTCGTGGTGATCGGGGCCGGCCAAGCCGGACTGGCGATGAGCCACCACCTCACCGGTCGGGGCATCGACCACGTCGTCCTCGACCGGGGGGAGGTGGCCCAGTCGTGGCGCACCGAACGCTGGGACTCCCTCCGGTTGCTGACCCCCAACTGGATGACCCGCCTGCCGGGCTACCGCTATCAGGGCGGGGACCCCGACGGGTTCATGACCAAGGACGAGACCGTCGCCTTCCTCGGCACGTACCGGGCGCACATCGGGGCGCCCGTGCACACCCACGTCACCGTCGAGCGGGTTCGGGTCGGGAACCCGGGCTTCGAGGTCGTGACCGACCAGGGCATCTGGACCTGCGACGCCGTCGTCGCCGCGACGGGCGCATCGAGCGAACCCCGGATCCCCGCCGTCGCCGCCGACCTACCGAACCGGATCGAACAGCTCACGGCGCTGCAGTACCGCAACCCGACCCAGATCGGGAACGGCGAAGTGCTCGTCGTCGGCGCATCGGCGTCGGGCGCGCAGATCGCCGACGAACTCCAACGGGCCGGCCGGCAGGTCACGGTGGCCGTCGGCGAACACGTCCGCCTCCCCCGGCTGCACCGAGGCCGCGACATCCACTGGTGGATGGACGTGATCGGCCAGCTCGACGAGCGGTACGACGAGGTCGACGACATCACCCGCGCCCGCCGCCTGCCGTCGCTCCAACTCGTCGGCAGTCCCGAACGACGGACGCTCGATCTCAACTCGTTGCGCGACGCCGGGGTCGGAGTCGTCGGCAAGTTGATGGCGGTCACCGGACGGAAGGCCCAGTTCTCGGGCGCCCTCCGGAGTCTCGCCGCCAACGCCGACCTCAAGCAGAACCGCCTGCTCGCACGGATCGACGAGTTCGCCACCGAGCACTGTCTCGACGCGGAACTGGACGACTCCACGCTGCCACCGCCGACGCAGTTCGACCCGCCGCCGACCGAGCTCGAACTCGGCCGGTTCGGGACGGTCGTGTGGGCGACGGGCTACCGGCCGAGCTACACCTGGCTCGACCGGGTCGCGTTCGATCGGCGCGACCGGCTCGTCCACGACGGCGGCGTATGCGCGGTCCCCGGCCTGTACCTGCTGGGCCTGCCGTTCCTCCGGCGCCGCAAGTCGAGCTTCATCGACGGCGTCGGCCCCGACGCGGCCGAGTTGGCGAGCCACCTGCACGCCCACCTCGACCACCGCATCGCGTCGTGA
- a CDS encoding DUF421 domain-containing protein has product MIENWLSTSWTEVWLVTVSAVAIVLTLVAVIRVVGLRALSKMSSFDFAVTIALGSVLGGVAASSTSLLNGMIAVGVLLATQTAIALVRQHTSVGKAVDNTPMLLMRDGEFIDEALRHTRVTRSDVAAKLREANAIRLDQVRAVVLESTGDVTVLHGDGPIDDLLLDGVRGAERAPAN; this is encoded by the coding sequence ATGATCGAGAACTGGTTGTCGACGTCGTGGACCGAGGTCTGGCTGGTGACGGTGTCGGCGGTGGCGATCGTGCTCACGCTCGTCGCGGTCATCCGCGTCGTCGGTCTGCGGGCCCTCAGCAAGATGTCCAGCTTCGACTTCGCCGTCACGATCGCGCTCGGTTCCGTGCTCGGCGGCGTCGCAGCGTCGTCGACCTCACTGCTCAACGGCATGATCGCTGTCGGCGTGCTCCTCGCGACCCAGACCGCGATCGCTCTCGTCCGTCAGCACACGTCGGTCGGCAAGGCCGTCGACAACACACCGATGCTCCTCATGCGCGACGGCGAGTTCATCGACGAGGCGCTCCGACACACCCGCGTCACCCGCTCCGACGTGGCTGCCAAACTTCGCGAAGCCAACGCGATCCGTCTCGACCAGGTGCGTGCGGTCGTCCTCGAATCGACGGGCGATGTCACCGTGCTCCACGGCGACGGTCCCATCGACGACCTCCTGCTCGACGGCGTCAGAGGCGCCGAGCGAGCGCCCGCGAACTAG
- a CDS encoding winged helix-turn-helix domain-containing protein yields the protein MTYAADRKGVLMILGFETCELDTARVILRRDGAEVPIEPQVFDLLCCLIERRGQVVRKEELLDLVWGDRFVSESALTTRIKSARRAVGDDGSRQGLIRTVHGKGYEFVADVCVIDGQPEPAVVPLVERPMPVTSVPTALQTLIGRRELLDRLVDDQAAHRLVTIVGTAGVGKTSVGYELARLVADRYADGVFVVELVTIVDGDAVQGAFATALDVNTRQQISIEDAIVDMLRARRALIVLDNCEHVVDAVASLVERILRSAPNVWVVATSREPLAVTGELLRTVEPLAVTTSGDVPLDELVAVPAVELFLERARAADPRFEIDATTAPAIAEICRRLDGIPLAIELAASLASAIDVTEIARRLDERFRLLKGVRRGADPRHRTLHDAISWSYELLDGDEQHLFASLAVFAGQFDLGAAESVCRGDDVLDLLTRLAQRSMLAVRRPPTGGTRYEMLETMREFGRGRLDDRQSVELFAAHAGQFATLARSVELDLQTAQEHDAVVRADGSFADLRAAQRFALEIDDVDTAYRLIGSIREYAMRTLRYEVFSWADMSLRLPGGGDHPLRSTIVGMSAYGAWVRGEFDTAMSLAASAKAAEATLPGTPSGLAERVLANVQYAIGDIEDGLVEGARLIELAEASGSDSRLAHAYYMASVASSSLGRYDEAELLIERARVAGRRSGSPTDLASSSVAEGFAARDDDVALDAFAAADRLGRSAGNRWISAFARTEASGLLVHQGRLSEGCEGLAEMVDVWYRAGEWAQQWHTMSRCVIALESIEQYELAATVLGAIEAHTTMGGPPVMTSLRDRAFETRAAVSARLGEAHAQQLGVDGAALPVATIVDRTRTALLGRPAEP from the coding sequence GTGACCTACGCTGCCGACCGGAAGGGCGTGCTGATGATCCTGGGGTTCGAGACCTGTGAGCTGGACACGGCGCGGGTGATACTGCGGCGCGACGGCGCCGAGGTGCCCATTGAGCCCCAGGTGTTCGATCTCCTGTGCTGCCTGATCGAGCGCCGCGGCCAGGTGGTTCGCAAGGAGGAGTTGCTCGACCTGGTGTGGGGTGACCGGTTCGTGAGCGAATCGGCGCTGACGACCCGGATCAAGTCGGCACGCCGTGCGGTCGGCGACGACGGGTCCCGCCAGGGTCTGATCCGGACCGTGCACGGCAAGGGCTACGAGTTCGTCGCCGACGTCTGCGTCATCGACGGTCAGCCGGAACCCGCCGTCGTGCCCCTCGTCGAGCGGCCGATGCCCGTCACCTCGGTCCCGACGGCGCTGCAGACGCTGATCGGGCGGCGTGAGTTGCTCGACCGGCTCGTCGACGACCAGGCGGCTCATCGCCTCGTCACGATCGTCGGTACGGCCGGTGTCGGCAAGACATCGGTCGGCTACGAGTTGGCGCGACTGGTCGCCGACCGATACGCCGATGGTGTCTTCGTCGTGGAGTTGGTGACGATCGTCGATGGCGATGCCGTGCAGGGAGCGTTCGCGACGGCCCTCGACGTCAACACCCGCCAGCAGATCTCGATCGAGGACGCGATCGTCGACATGCTGCGGGCCCGACGGGCACTGATCGTGCTCGACAACTGCGAACACGTCGTCGACGCGGTGGCGTCGCTGGTCGAGCGGATCCTCCGATCGGCACCGAACGTGTGGGTCGTGGCGACCAGTCGGGAACCGTTGGCCGTGACCGGTGAACTCCTCCGGACGGTCGAGCCGCTCGCCGTCACGACCTCGGGCGACGTCCCGCTCGACGAGTTGGTCGCGGTGCCGGCGGTCGAACTGTTCCTCGAGCGCGCCCGTGCGGCCGACCCCCGGTTCGAGATCGACGCGACGACCGCTCCCGCCATCGCTGAGATCTGCCGTCGTCTCGACGGGATCCCGCTCGCGATCGAACTCGCCGCCTCGCTCGCGAGCGCGATCGACGTGACCGAGATCGCACGCCGGCTCGACGAGCGGTTCCGTCTGCTCAAGGGGGTGCGGCGTGGGGCCGATCCTCGACACCGCACGCTGCACGACGCGATCAGTTGGTCGTACGAACTCCTGGACGGCGACGAGCAGCACCTGTTCGCCTCGTTGGCGGTGTTCGCCGGACAGTTCGACCTCGGCGCCGCCGAATCGGTCTGCCGGGGCGACGACGTGCTCGATCTCCTGACCCGGTTGGCGCAGCGGTCGATGCTGGCGGTCCGACGACCGCCGACGGGAGGCACCCGCTACGAGATGCTGGAGACGATGCGGGAGTTCGGGCGCGGTCGTCTCGACGACCGACAGAGCGTCGAGTTGTTCGCTGCGCACGCGGGCCAGTTCGCCACCTTGGCGCGCTCGGTCGAGCTCGATCTGCAGACCGCCCAGGAGCACGACGCGGTCGTCCGGGCCGACGGTTCGTTCGCCGACCTCCGCGCGGCACAGCGGTTCGCGCTCGAGATCGACGACGTCGACACGGCGTATCGCTTGATCGGCTCGATCCGCGAGTACGCGATGCGGACGCTCCGGTACGAGGTGTTCAGCTGGGCGGACATGTCGCTGCGCCTGCCGGGCGGCGGTGATCATCCACTGCGTTCGACGATCGTCGGCATGAGCGCGTACGGGGCATGGGTGCGCGGTGAGTTCGACACCGCGATGTCCCTCGCCGCTTCGGCGAAGGCCGCCGAAGCGACGCTGCCCGGTACGCCGTCCGGGCTCGCCGAGCGGGTGCTCGCCAACGTGCAGTATGCGATCGGCGACATCGAGGACGGCTTGGTCGAAGGCGCCCGTCTGATCGAGTTGGCCGAGGCGTCGGGCAGCGACTCTCGACTCGCTCACGCCTACTACATGGCGTCGGTCGCGTCGAGTTCGCTCGGCCGCTACGACGAGGCGGAGCTGTTGATCGAACGGGCCCGCGTCGCCGGACGTCGATCGGGGAGCCCGACCGACCTGGCGTCGTCGTCGGTCGCCGAGGGGTTCGCCGCCCGCGACGACGATGTCGCCCTCGATGCGTTCGCGGCGGCAGATCGGCTGGGACGGTCGGCCGGCAACCGGTGGATCAGCGCCTTCGCCAGGACGGAGGCGAGCGGTCTGCTCGTGCACCAGGGGCGGCTGAGCGAGGGGTGTGAGGGCCTCGCCGAGATGGTCGACGTCTGGTATCGCGCGGGGGAGTGGGCGCAGCAGTGGCACACGATGTCGCGGTGCGTGATCGCGCTCGAGAGCATCGAGCAGTACGAGCTCGCCGCCACCGTGCTGGGTGCCATCGAGGCGCACACGACGATGGGCGGTCCGCCGGTGATGACCAGCCTGCGCGATCGTGCGTTCGAGACTCGTGCTGCGGTCAGCGCCCGACTGGGCGAAGCGCACGCACAGCAGTTGGGGGTCGACGGTGCGGCGCTCCCCGTCGCCACGATCGTCGACCGCACCCGCACTGCGCTCCTCGGCCGGCCCGCCGAGCCGTAG
- a CDS encoding DUF4129 domain-containing protein encodes MDRSRLVALVVGAVLALLFVTVATSEPARIAERQPSIPWELPELELEMSVPTVPPIEGTRPEPTDTEPSQSWDVFTTMLQIAVLAVLALGLVHVLRRAWQNRPRLHWRRRVATADFEILDDVADAVVADAEAQQTALRTGAPRNAIVECWLRLESIVEAAGVAHDPALTAAEFTSRVLNRFDVDPDATSRLASLYREARFSTHPMDEAHRRAAISSLDTIHDGLRSTRMVGTT; translated from the coding sequence GTGGATCGGAGCCGTCTCGTCGCCCTGGTCGTGGGCGCGGTCCTGGCACTCCTGTTCGTCACGGTCGCCACGTCCGAGCCGGCGCGGATCGCCGAACGCCAACCGTCGATCCCCTGGGAGCTCCCCGAGCTCGAACTCGAGATGAGCGTCCCGACCGTTCCGCCGATCGAGGGCACCCGGCCGGAGCCGACCGATACCGAACCGTCCCAGAGCTGGGACGTGTTCACGACGATGCTCCAGATCGCCGTGCTCGCCGTGCTGGCGCTCGGCCTCGTCCATGTACTCCGCCGTGCCTGGCAGAACCGCCCGCGGCTGCACTGGCGCCGTCGCGTCGCCACCGCCGACTTCGAGATCCTCGACGATGTCGCCGACGCCGTGGTCGCCGATGCCGAAGCCCAGCAGACGGCACTGCGCACCGGTGCCCCCCGCAATGCGATCGTCGAGTGCTGGCTGCGGCTCGAGTCGATCGTCGAAGCAGCCGGTGTCGCCCACGACCCGGCCCTCACCGCGGCCGAGTTCACGTCCCGAGTACTGAATCGATTCGACGTCGACCCCGACGCGACGTCCCGACTCGCCTCGCTGTACCGCGAGGCCCGCTTCTCGACCCATCCGATGGACGAGGCGCACCGTCGCGCGGCGATCAGCTCGCTCGACACCATCCACGACGGCCTCCGCTCGACCCGAATGGTCGGCACGACGTGA